The Flavobacterium sp. 123 genome contains a region encoding:
- a CDS encoding RagB/SusD family nutrient uptake outer membrane protein, which produces MKKIYISMFVLSAYFVSGCSNDYLDVDQTESISTKDIALFNNDEGAATFVTAIYSHFLDWNMTSFSWIGLSSIASDDADKGSSPGDTGSDKDVMDALTYNPSSPSTSEVFAGNYEGINRCNQALNIIPQLDQADPALRTRLLGEAKFLRAFMYFTLVKTYGGVPIVDHLPNPSSEEDRVMQLTRKSAAEVYAFIEADLNDAIAALPNKATYAASEKGRASKGAAYALLAKVNLYQEKWQKVIDNCNLVSGYSIVSDYASMFKLEGENDAESIFEIQGTGSTPAKGISGYSATQGARGAGGWGWGFNTPSQSLVNAYESGDVRKNATIIFAGTTLYDGRVVPLTVENPRYNYKAYSSAYTDAWETDVNIKYLRYAEVLLMKAEALNELGQTSDAIPLLNQIRTRAGLANTTAASQADVRTAIWKERRVEMAMEHDRFFDLVRTGQAEAAFAIDGKTFVTGKHELFPLPQAFITQSKGLSAQNPGY; this is translated from the coding sequence ATGAAAAAGATATATATATCAATGTTTGTTCTATCCGCATACTTTGTTTCTGGATGTTCAAACGACTATTTAGATGTAGATCAAACGGAATCTATCTCTACAAAAGATATAGCATTATTCAACAATGATGAAGGTGCAGCCACTTTTGTAACAGCAATCTATAGTCATTTTTTGGATTGGAATATGACTTCGTTTTCTTGGATAGGTTTATCAAGTATTGCTTCTGATGATGCTGATAAAGGTTCTTCTCCTGGAGATACAGGTTCAGATAAAGATGTAATGGATGCTTTGACTTATAATCCTTCAAGCCCTTCTACAAGCGAAGTTTTTGCTGGAAATTACGAAGGGATTAATAGATGTAATCAAGCATTAAACATTATTCCTCAATTAGATCAAGCAGATCCTGCTTTGAGAACAAGATTGTTAGGAGAAGCTAAATTTTTGAGAGCTTTTATGTATTTTACTTTGGTAAAAACATATGGCGGAGTGCCAATAGTAGATCATTTGCCAAACCCATCTTCTGAAGAAGATAGAGTGATGCAATTGACTCGTAAATCAGCTGCTGAAGTATATGCTTTCATCGAAGCAGATTTGAATGATGCTATTGCGGCATTACCAAACAAAGCTACTTATGCTGCTTCTGAAAAAGGAAGAGCTTCAAAAGGTGCAGCTTACGCATTGTTAGCAAAAGTTAATTTATACCAAGAAAAATGGCAGAAAGTTATTGATAACTGTAATTTGGTTTCAGGATATTCAATTGTTTCGGATTATGCTTCTATGTTTAAATTAGAAGGTGAAAATGACGCAGAATCTATTTTTGAAATTCAAGGAACTGGTTCAACTCCTGCTAAAGGAATTTCAGGATATTCAGCTACACAAGGTGCTCGTGGTGCTGGTGGATGGGGATGGGGTTTCAATACACCTTCTCAAAGTTTAGTGAATGCATATGAGTCAGGAGATGTTCGAAAAAATGCTACAATTATTTTTGCAGGAACTACTTTATATGATGGTCGTGTTGTACCACTAACCGTTGAAAATCCAAGATACAATTACAAAGCGTATTCTTCAGCTTATACTGATGCATGGGAAACAGATGTAAATATCAAATATTTGAGATATGCAGAAGTATTGCTTATGAAAGCGGAAGCATTAAACGAATTAGGACAAACTTCAGATGCAATTCCTTTGTTGAACCAAATCAGAACAAGAGCTGGATTAGCAAATACTACTGCTGCATCTCAAGCGGATGTTAGAACTGCTATTTGGAAAGAAAGAAGAGTTGAAATGGCAATGGAACACGATAGATTCTTTGACTTAGTTAGAACAGGTCAAGCAGAAGCTGCTTTTGCTATTGATGGAAAAACATTTGTTACTGGTAAACATGAATTATTTCCTTTACCACAAGCATTCATCACACAATCAAAAGGATTGTCAGCTCAAAATCCTGGTTATTAA
- a CDS encoding LamG domain-containing protein — protein sequence MKKNKYIFLFASVLVSQFFVSCNEDSIDKVNSPIPYEAIGGYDTSDDIAASNLISKLSFEDNIIDSKNGISGGVGTDVSYDTGIKGKAYKGSTSSFIAYGTVASSLVDIKSITVSMWIKTDPHTGGAQSLFMLPKTSDFWGNIFSLIEGTGPAQTMLLKNHLQKDVTPSIAWSGQWLVHDGANVLTNMFGTWKHLVWTYNGASSTYSVYIDGTKLDLPASMSKRYASDPLDGGVGYGELANSDVSKFVIGGYQQHLGAPWGAPDGWMLNYTGLMDEFRIYNAALTDNEVKSLYLLEKDNR from the coding sequence ATGAAAAAAAATAAATATATTTTCTTATTTGCTTCTGTTCTAGTATCACAATTTTTTGTGAGCTGTAACGAGGATAGTATAGATAAAGTAAACAGCCCTATTCCTTATGAGGCGATAGGAGGTTATGATACTTCAGATGATATTGCTGCTTCTAATTTGATTTCAAAATTGAGTTTTGAAGACAATATTATAGATTCAAAAAATGGAATAAGTGGAGGAGTAGGTACGGATGTTTCTTATGATACTGGAATAAAAGGGAAAGCCTATAAAGGGTCTACAAGTTCTTTTATAGCTTATGGTACAGTAGCAAGTTCTTTGGTTGATATAAAAAGCATAACCGTTTCTATGTGGATAAAAACTGATCCACATACAGGAGGCGCTCAATCTTTATTTATGTTACCAAAAACATCTGATTTTTGGGGTAATATATTCTCTTTGATTGAAGGTACAGGACCAGCACAAACAATGTTACTTAAAAATCATTTGCAAAAAGATGTAACACCAAGTATTGCTTGGTCTGGACAATGGTTAGTTCATGATGGTGCTAATGTTTTGACAAATATGTTTGGAACATGGAAACATTTAGTTTGGACTTATAATGGGGCTAGTTCTACTTATAGCGTTTACATCGATGGAACAAAACTAGATTTGCCAGCATCAATGTCAAAAAGATATGCTAGTGATCCTCTTGATGGAGGTGTGGGTTATGGTGAACTTGCAAACTCTGATGTCTCTAAATTTGTTATAGGAGGATACCAACAACATTTGGGCGCACCTTGGGGAGCTCCAGATGGTTGGATGCTAAATTATACAGGTTTGATGGATGAATTCAGAATTTATAATGCGGCACTTACTGATAATGAGGTAAAATCATTATACCTATTAGAAAAAGACAACAGATAG